From Bufo gargarizans isolate SCDJY-AF-19 chromosome 10, ASM1485885v1, whole genome shotgun sequence, the proteins below share one genomic window:
- the LOC122921106 gene encoding regulator of G-protein signaling 9-binding protein, which translates to MLKEECKALLDALNRVTACYRHLVLTIGGTADSQNLREELKKTRQKAQELAVANRNKLTSTLKDNSLSKEDKVEFERLWVIFSTCMDLLETDMRRALELGQEFPLNIPKKHIIQTGMSGGTSGVAARAMSVQNMKYDGEHNIDVMDLKDLENEIKQVDEMMHEMEMKVGVPQWTVEAKQNPGAELKCATSGGASSPGTISAEENKAICDLSKLLAGVVFSAVLLIAIILAVCVVKLS; encoded by the coding sequence ATGTTGAAGGAAGAGTGTAAGGCATTACTAGATGCCCTGAATAGGGTGACGGCATGCTACAGGCACCTGGTGCTCACCATAGGTGGCACTGCCGACTCCCAGAACCTTCGGGAGGAGTTGAAGAAGACTCGACAGAAAGCCCAGGAGTTAGCGGTGGCCAACAGGAACAAGTTGACCAGCACTCTCAAGGACAACAGTCTCAGCAAAGAAGACAAGGTTGAGTTTGAGAGGCTATGGGTCATATTCTCCACCTGTATGGACCTCCTCGAGACGGACATGAGAAGAGCCCTGGAGCTTGGTCAAGAGTTCCCATTAAATATACCCAAAAAGCACATCATACAGACTGGCATGAGCGGCGGTACCTCAGGGGTGGCAGCGAGGGCCATGAGCGTTCAGAACATGAAATACGACGGCGAGCACAACATAGATGTCATGGACCTCAAGGACCTGGAGAATGAGATCAAACAAGTCGACGAGATGATGCACGAGATGGAAATGAAAGTCGGCGTTCCTCAGTGGACTGTGGAAGCCAAGCAGAACCCAGGGGCAGAACTCAAGTGTGCCACCAGTGGAGGGGCATCGTCTCCTGGCACCATATCTGCAGAAGAGAACAAGGCTATTTGCGACCTGAGTAAACTTTTGGCTGGGGTGGTCTTCAGTGCCGTCCTTCTGATTGCTATCATACTGGCTGTTTGCGTGGTCAAACTTTCGTGA